Genomic DNA from Halodesulfovibrio sp. MK-HDV:
TTGATTTGTTTTCGACGATACCGATTTGTCTGATGCGTAGATCTGTGGCGAAGCAGTTCTTTTACGTTCAGCAGGCATGCGCCCTTAATGTGGGCGGTGGTAACTGCTAGGGTATGGATGTCATGAACCCCAAAGGGGCGCACCCGCTGCATCGCATAGCCTTTTCAGCCAACGCATATGGTCGCCAGATCCAAGATTGGCATTGTTGAAAACATAGTTGCTTTTTCCCCCAGTACGTAATTTGTACTACTTTAAGTAGGGGGGGCAAGCTCTTCGGCTAAGGGGATAAAGTAGCAGCCCTCAATCCTGTTTCTGCGTTTTTTCGTGCGGAGGCTAAATTCTTCTGCCAAAAACTTGATGTCATCCCATGTCAGGCGCCGCAGTTCGACGCGCCGTGCCCCAGTTGTCAGGAAGGAGAACAGGACAATATTGTGTTCAGAATTGTCGCTTTTCGCTGCCAGTTTTAGCCCGCAAGCATGTCTTCTAACGGCGGCATATAATGTCACCTCTTCTTCGGTAGAAGCCACTGGCAGCCTGTAGAACGGGTTTGCTTTCGGCATTTCCAGAAAGTCTATGCCCCAGTTCCATCCAGTTTTCAGGTTCTTGACTTGCCTATCAACATTCTTTCTTGAATGTTGGGTTGTCAGAATGTGCCATACCTTAAGAACTTCTCTTCTGCGCACTTCGGAAACCAGAATTTCAGGGGCAAGAACCTTTGTTGCAAAGAACCGTTTGAAGGCACGCTGCTTTTCTTTCGCAAGCTTGCTAGTTGTCTGCCGTAAATGTGTTGAATGCAAATTCGATGTATTGCTCCGCCCAGTTACCAAGCTGTAGCTGCGAAGGTTCTTTCTGCCTTGTTTCAACTTTCTGATCCATCAGTTCTAGTCGCTTGCGTTCTTCTGCCTGCTACTTCAGTACAAGTTCATGTCCGACGACTTCATGTCACCAATAGCCCTTGCCTGTGAAAAAGGTCATTTGGAAGGGGCTAAGGGGCTAAGCTGCTATGGTGGTATGGGGCATCCATAGAAGTTGAAATAGTAACACGTATCCCGCCATTGCATGCTGCAATTCGTGGTGGACATGAAGGATTTGTCTGTTGGTTGTTTGGGCATGGAGCAGATGTAACCAGCAGGTATGGCGGGTGCTATTAGGCGGGGACGGAAAATTGAAGAAGTGGATGCTGTGACGCTTGCATCATATTTAAATGATGCGATTGTCTTTTCTTTGTCGCAAATTGAATAATATGTAGTTGGGCGTAACGGTTTGTTAGTATTTGCTATTAATCAATATTCTATAATTATGGGAGGGGGTAGTGAAAAACAAATTTTAGTTGGTGTGCTATACCTATCTTTCAAAATTGAATCTTTGAGATTTTCGAAAATTATATCGAAATGGTGATGAATCCGGCGTGGTAGTTGCGTTCAATAGACAGTTAAATGTACTAATTGAAGAGAATGATTCGACAAAGACTGCAATTATTGATGCAGTTCGGGTGTTTTTAGAGATATATAGCCGAGAGTGGTAGGTGCTTTTTTAGGAAATTGTCAGTGTGCTATAGTGGAAGCTATCAAATTTTCGTTTGTAGCTCGTATGTTCAGTGCATTCCTAATTTTTTCTACAGCTTGTAATGAATAGGAGGCTTCCTATTTAGGAAGCCTCCTATTTTTTTGTAAAGCAGGCATTGAGAAGCAGGATTATGTATGCCTCTCAATACGTCTGTATGTGACTACTACATTGCGTGTTCAGTACGGGCAATCAACTCATCCTGAATGTTTGCTGGTAAATCAGTCCAGTAGGCACTGTAACCTGCAACACGTACCATGAGATCGCGATATTGTTCTGGCGCTTCTTTAGCGGCAACCAATTCTTCACGATTCAGAACGTTAAACTGAATATGTTTGCCTTTGTAATCGCTAAAGTAAGTCTTGATCAGTGCTGCTAAGTTTGCAGTACCTTTGCTGCCTTTAATATTGCTAGGAGAGAATCTCATGTTGAACAGCACACCATACAGGTCATGCTGGTCAATTCCGCCTGCTGACTTGATAACTGCTGATGGACCATTTATGTCAGTTCCTTGTACAGGAGAAACAGCACCATCAGAGAAAGAAGTTCCAGCTCTACGGCCGCATGGAAGTGCACCCGTTTTAGCACCCGTACCACCATGGAAACCGATGGAGTGCGGAGAAACTTCATATGAACCACCATCAGTAGCAGGCTGTGCATGCCAAATTTCTTTAATCCAATTATAAACATCGCTTAAGAGCTGATCTACTTCTGCGACATCATTGCCGAATTTTGGCATAGCCATGCACTTAGCGCGTAAGTCGTCGTAACCTTCCCAGTTCGCACGCATGGCGTCTAATATCACCTGCGGAGTGCAGATCGGATTGTCACCAAATATACCATGCTTGAGTACGTACAGTTCGTTGGCTACGTCCTGCACAGCTACCGGAACGATATACATGCAGCTATCGTTATGTTCTGCACCACCTAAGCTGCACACTCTACCACGACCGATGCAGTCATCAGTGAAGGCTGACATCATCATATCTGGGAATGTTTCACCATGCTGGATTTTAGCAGCACGCCCGCTTCGGGTGCTGATATCAGCCCAATGTTTAATCATCGATTTATAGGCTGCAACAAACTCTTCATAGCTTGTCATTTTGGTGAAGTCACCGGTTTGTGGGCCTAATTGCGAATTCGAAATATAGTCCCACCCATTGTACATGGTAAGCTCAAAGATTCTGCCGTAACTTGTAACCAAAGGCCAGATTGAACTGGTTTTACCAGGTACTGTGTGTAGCGTACAGCCACCCAAAGCATAATTACGTGCTTCCTCTATCGTGTAACCACGGGCAAGAAGGTATTGAATGCTGGATTCGTCATTAAAGAAGGCAGGGAAGCCCATGCCCAATTTCACTGTTTCCAAAGCACGTTTCATGAACTTCGGATCAATTTGGGTATGCCAACGCACTGAGATCGTTGGGTGTGTAGTTCTGACTCGTTCAGCTGCCTCGATAAAAGCGAATGACAGTTCGTTGGTGGCATCTCTTCCGGTTTTAGGGTCTACACCGCAGATGACGCAGTTATGGAAATGGGATTCACTGCTCAGGTTTGGAGTCATAACATCAGGCCAGAACTGACGCTTGCCCATAACCTTAACACGGAAGCACTCAAACAATTGAACAACGTACTCGTCGTCGATTTTGCCTTTAGCAATGTCAGACTTGTATTGCGGGTACATGATCTGATCTATACGACCATAGCCCATTCCAAAGGTACGTGTGTCATAGAAAACCATGAGCAGGCCAAATACGAGAGATTGCAGTGATTCCTGGAATGTTTCTGCAGGGTGTTCCGGAACACGGTCACACACGCGGGCCATTTCTTCCAGTTCAGCTTTACGGATTTGGTCTGTTTCTTTAGCAGCCATTTCAGTAGCGAGATCACGATATCTATGAGCATACTCGATACCGCCTAAAAGCATTTCTTTGAGCCCACGCCAAAATTCATAGCATCGATAATCTTCATAGGTAGTCATTACAAACTTATCAAGCTGCTCATCGATATCAGCAAGTAAGCCACGAACACCTTTTTTTACCAACCGGTCAAGATCAGGGCAGTTCCAAGCTTTTTCAGCGAACATTTCGGAAACAGTGTTTACGATCCAAGAACCAGCTTCACCGATTTTGTCCTCAAATGCTGCTTCCTCTTCTCCTAAGAAAGTGATCCACTTTTCTTTACCACCGGTTTCTCTAAAATATTCACCGATAGCTCTTCCCTGTTCCATTTGTTCTTCATCTTCCCATTTGAAGAACCCTTCTCGGCCTTCCACGCCGTAATTATCAATGTAATCTACTATCCATAATGCAGCCAAGTCAGGGAAAAACTCAGGCCCCATTGGTTTGGCACTGAAATCACCACAAAGTAATTGATGGTCATCTATACGAATTGGCATTTCTTGAAGGATTTTACGGATAGCCATGCCACGTCTGCGGAAGAAGTGGTAACCTTCCGTTTCTTTATAACTTTCCATCAGGAGGCTTGCACGAGACATAGACATAGACTGGGTATAACGCAAAGGGTTCATCACATCCCACATTACGTTACCACGAGATCTGTCCTCATACTCTTTGTATTGCACTTTTTCAGCGTTCTTCATGGCTTCCTACTCCTTACATCGTTTATTATTTTAGTTGGTATAGTTGAGAATCATATTAATCGCGGCAGGGCGTTTCTTCCTGTACGGGCTCCTCTCTATAATTGCTTAATTTAAGCTTTTTTTACCGCAGCAAGAGCTGTTCTTCCTTCTTTGTCGACTGTTGAGACACCGTGTGCATCGACCTCTAAGAAGGATTTAAATAGATGCA
This window encodes:
- a CDS encoding pyruvate formate lyase family protein, with the translated sequence MKNAEKVQYKEYEDRSRGNVMWDVMNPLRYTQSMSMSRASLLMESYKETEGYHFFRRRGMAIRKILQEMPIRIDDHQLLCGDFSAKPMGPEFFPDLAALWIVDYIDNYGVEGREGFFKWEDEEQMEQGRAIGEYFRETGGKEKWITFLGEEEAAFEDKIGEAGSWIVNTVSEMFAEKAWNCPDLDRLVKKGVRGLLADIDEQLDKFVMTTYEDYRCYEFWRGLKEMLLGGIEYAHRYRDLATEMAAKETDQIRKAELEEMARVCDRVPEHPAETFQESLQSLVFGLLMVFYDTRTFGMGYGRIDQIMYPQYKSDIAKGKIDDEYVVQLFECFRVKVMGKRQFWPDVMTPNLSSESHFHNCVICGVDPKTGRDATNELSFAFIEAAERVRTTHPTISVRWHTQIDPKFMKRALETVKLGMGFPAFFNDESSIQYLLARGYTIEEARNYALGGCTLHTVPGKTSSIWPLVTSYGRIFELTMYNGWDYISNSQLGPQTGDFTKMTSYEEFVAAYKSMIKHWADISTRSGRAAKIQHGETFPDMMMSAFTDDCIGRGRVCSLGGAEHNDSCMYIVPVAVQDVANELYVLKHGIFGDNPICTPQVILDAMRANWEGYDDLRAKCMAMPKFGNDVAEVDQLLSDVYNWIKEIWHAQPATDGGSYEVSPHSIGFHGGTGAKTGALPCGRRAGTSFSDGAVSPVQGTDINGPSAVIKSAGGIDQHDLYGVLFNMRFSPSNIKGSKGTANLAALIKTYFSDYKGKHIQFNVLNREELVAAKEAPEQYRDLMVRVAGYSAYWTDLPANIQDELIARTEHAM